A stretch of DNA from Catenulispora acidiphila DSM 44928:
GAGGAGCCGGCCTTTCAGTTCTCTCTTCTCAGCCCTCACTCTTCTCAGCCCACGCCGACCGGCTGCGGCGGTTCAACGGTGGTCATCGGCCGCGTGAATGCCCGCAGCTGCGGCGTCTTCACGACGATCAGCGCGAGCGCGCCCAGACACAGCACGCCGCCGCTGACCAGGGCGACTGATCCGGACGTCGCGGCGGCGGTCAGACCGGCGCGCAGGTTGCCCAGCTCCGGCCCGGCCTGCCCGGCGATCTGCTCGGCGGCGGCGACCCGGCCGAGCATCTCGTTGGGCGTGTTGAGTTGGACGACGGTGCTGCGCGAGACCACCGCCAGGGTGTCCGCGGCTCCGGCGACGCCCAGGCACGCCAGCCCGAGCCAAGCGTTCGAGACCAGGCCGAGCGTCAGCAGCGCGGCGGCCCACACCGTCGAGCCGAGCAGCATGACGGCGCCGGGCCGCGGCAGCCGCGTGAACGTCCCGGAGAACACCGACGCCGTGACCCCGCCGACCGCGATCGCCGCCAGGAACAAGCCCAGCGTGCGCGGATTGCCGCCGAAGCGCTCGGCGTTGAGCAGCGGAAACAGGCTCACCGGCATGGTCAGCACGGTCGTGGCCAGGTCGGTGAGCAGCGCCCCGCGCACCGGCGCGGCGTGCATCAGGTAGCTGAGACCGTCGGCGACGCCCCGCAGCCCAGCCCGCGGCGCCTGCACGGCCCGCATCGCCATCCGCGGCAACCGGAACGCGCCATAGAAGGCGACGCCGAAGGACAGCGAGTCGACCAGATAGCACCCGCCGACCCCCGCCGCCGCAACGACCAACCCCCCAACCGCCGGCCCCACCATCATCGAACCCTGAAAAGCGATCCGATTCAGCGCGATCGCCGCCCCAAGCTGCTCAGTCCGCACCAACTGCGGCAAGAACGTCCGAGCCGCCGGCCCACTCCCCGCCCCGAACAACGACTGCCCCGCCACCACCAGCAACACGCCAACCACCGGAAACGTGCCGAACAAAGCCTGCAAAGCGAGCAACGCCGAGCACGCCCCCTGCCCAGCAGTACACGCCAGATAAAAGCGCCGCCGATC
This window harbors:
- a CDS encoding MFS transporter → MLADTAPLRESVAFRRLWVSGVCSSFGGQMTTVAVLFQVWRSTGSAAWTGAIGLAQAVPLVAFGLFAGALADRLDRRRFYLACTAGQGACSALLALQALFGTFPVVGVLLVVAGQSLFGAGSGPAARTFLPQLVRTEQLGAAIALNRIAFQGSMMVGPAVGGLVVAAAGVGGCYLVDSLSFGVAFYGAFRLPRMAMRAVQAPRAGLRGVADGLSYLMHAAPVRGALLTDLATTVLTMPVSLFPLLNAERFGGNPRTLGLFLAAIAVGGVTASVFSGTFTRLPRPGAVMLLGSTVWAAALLTLGLVSNAWLGLACLGVAGAADTLAVVSRSTVVQLNTPNEMLGRVAAAEQIAGQAGPELGNLRAGLTAAATSGSVALVSGGVLCLGALALIVVKTPQLRAFTRPMTTVEPPQPVGVG